In Babesia bovis T2Bo chromosome 4 map unlocalized Chr4_2, whole genome shotgun sequence, the sequence CATCTTCCAACGAATCCACCAGGTATTACCATTGCGATAGACATTGCCAAAAGGATAGAAAACAGAACCTTCGTCATCAAGTTCACCTCCCAATCGAAGCAACCAATCTTGTATCTTGCACGACGCGCATTAAGTGAAGCACGTACTTCCTTTCCGATATAAATAACAAGACCGTAGACCGTACCGGCAGCAACTATAGTATTCATCCACAAGGCATTGTCCACTGTCAATGGCTCAACAATAACACCACCGGGAGCCTCCTCAACATCACAATCGGCATCGCCCTCAGCTTTTGACTTTGTCTCAAGTGCGACATAAGAAACTGAAGTCATTTCCGCCTGAGTACCGAAGTCTTTTAGTGTTGACGTATCCAGCCTCATGGAATCATTGGGAATCAAAGATGGAATATCAGTGGTAATTTTACCAATCTGTTCTATTTCATCCTTGTAAAACGTCATTTTCCCGTAAAATGAGTATATTTCTTGTCTGGGAGGCTCACAGCAACACACAGCGTTGAGTTTGACAATATCTTCGGCCGATTTGAGCGATTGTGTAACATGGACAGCTTTCTTCAGCTTCCAATCAGTTTCTCCGTCGAGTTGATCTGTACGAATGAAACTGCAACCATTAGCTTCAGAAGATCTTAAAAGTATCATGTCTGCAGGCACTCTTTGATTCTTCTTGAGCTTTACTATTGAGCCAACAGTTATGCTCTCAGCGTTGATCTCCTTTATACCATCCTCCGTCAATATTTCGTACTTTTGAGAGTTAGCCTCGCGATCACGCAAATAACGTTTGTAATCATCGCACCCTTCTTTCAGTAGAGCCACAAACAGCACTAGTGTGAGAGGACCAAAGTAAGTAATGGCAGATTCCACTGCAAGATCAGGAATAAGTTGGGACAGACTAATAAGCAGATAGAACAAATTCATAAAAACCCTGCAAATGATGCCTATATATAACTCAACCTACTTAAATTGCTCATATAGCACATAAGGCAAAAAGGTGaaaacattatatttcGTGTTTTTCATGCCATTCCAAACTGCAAATAAATTATTATCGTACTCTACTAACCAACCGAAACTCCTGGGTATACTTCCGCCCCTAAGCGATACATAACGAAGTCCGGGCATGAGACGTGTGTTGAATCTCGTTGCTAATAAGAACCTAATACGATCCATGAGCGTAGCTGGCTTCTTCAACTCATCAATAACCCACATATCGTTATCTACATCATGAGCGCCAGTGGCAAAGTCACTGGAGTCCGAGGGGCGTTCCATTTTTACGAAAGTATTGTCCTCGGGATTAcgcataatatataacgtAGCGTCGCGCAAAACTCTGACATTATATCTAATATAGCTAGAGCACACTCATTAATATAGCAGTGTCTTTTCCTGCACAATTTATTATAGAGTGTATTATAACAAGCTGCACGATAGATCCTATTTCTATTTCCCCAATGATACCTCTACACATTTCAGTTGGTATTCTTCAATACCACTATTTAATTCGAATATGCAAGTTTCTAATGTATTGCAATACATGTTTTTATCCAATTGTATGATCATTTCCTCTGATGAACTGGGATCTGCGACTTCGTAACCTAGgtttaaaaatatatctCTCACCCAAAACAGCATCACTATACATTCAAAATCGCATAGGTAATTAAAAGGCAACAAAGGCTCGGGGATTGTCAGTGTATGAACTGCCGCAATAAAAGGTATATCCTCCGTGATGCCTCTTATAGCTGCATTTTTATATCGCTATTTTAAAGAGAGCTATTAACACACAAACACATGTAACTATGCTTGAAAACCATTCCAATGTAATCTTATATGTTCAATTAGCGATATGAGTGGATATGTTGCTGCTCAATTTACATACTCTCATGATGGATGTTACTGGTGTTTAATCCTGGTTCATTGGCATCTAAATATATTCTACACTAATTAAATAGGAGTAAAAGGCCGCTTACAACGGTTTCAAGTGTTATAGTAAGCCTCAATTTGCTATTCTAGATGTGTTCCCCATTCGGTGTGTAAAGATTCCATAAATTGGTAAAGGTAATAAAATGAATTAGATTCTAAAACTCCAGTCATTAGAATGATGACtggtttattatatatgaacCCATCAGGGGATCATATCTATCCTCCGTTGAGCTACACTCCTCCCTGATGTCTTTTTATGCACATATTGCAATGCAACGACGATGTACTATTTTACGTCAGGCATGGATACATATTGCACTGTGTTGTGTTGTATTGTATGATGTCGGAGTTGCATTTCACTTTGGAACTTCTAATGATAGTTTAATCGTACGTCGTGATGTATCCCACCGGGCACATTGTTATCGTAAACGGGGATCTAGCATCGCCCAGCTTCATGTTATTCCGGACAAAGACGGAGTATCACATGATGGGAGCGACTTTATTGGTGGCTACCAGCCTGGCGAGCTGTTGCATACAGTACAAGATCTGGAGCTGTGCGACGAACTTAGCCAGAGTTTCATGAAGTATGCGCTCAGTATAATTTTGGGAAGAGCGCTTCCGGATGCACGTGACGGGCTAAAAATAGTCCATCGTCGTATACTTTGGGCTATGCAGGTGGGTAGATCTAAAATGGCTCTATCTATTGCAGGTTATGAAACTCGGAGCTTCGACTCCTTACCGCAAGTGTGCCAAGGTAGTAGGTGACGTTCTAGGAAAGTACCACCCACACTCTGATAAATCCGTATATGATGCACTGTGTCGGTTATCACAACTTTTCATGATGCGAGTGCCTCTTGTTGATGGGCATGGCAATTTCGGATCCACCGACGATCCACCAGCAGCTATGCGTTACACCGAATGCAGGCTAAGCCCCTTTAGCGAGAAGCTTCTTTTGGCGGAAATGGGAAAAAATACAGTGGATATGCTGCCTAATTTCGATTCTACCGAGATGGAACCGACGGTGTTACCGTCCAAGGTACCATTATTGCTAATCAACGGGTCCTCAGGAATTGCTGTTGGATTGGCCACTAACATACCTCCTCACAACCCTGAGGAGATACTGAAAGCGGCATCTTTGATGGCTAAGAATCATGGAAATGTTGACACCGAAGAATTGCTCAATATAGTACGTGGCCCAGACTTTCCTACTGGAGGGCATATAGTTACCAGCATTGATGCATTACGAAAGATTTACACCACAGGAAAAGGTAGTATCATGCTGCAggccaaatatatatacgaGGAGCGTATCAAGCCGCGTAACAGCAAACGAGAAAGCGATGTAGTCGTCAACACGTACAGCGACCCATCTCATCTTTCTTTCACTTCAGGAAGTCGGGTCTCCATTATCGTCAAAGAGCTACCATATAACGTACGCTTGAGCGACGTTATGCTTGCAATATCGAAAGCGGTGGAAACAGGAGCTCTTCGTGGGATATCGGACTTAAGAGACGAATCTGATCGTGGCGGCCTTAGGCTCGTGATAGAGCTCAAAAAGCATATTACCACGCATTTGGAAGTGGAGGAGATAATGCAGAAGCTTAAAAAAATGAGTGGTTTATGTTCCTTTTTCAAGTGCAACTTTATAGCATTGGACAGCAGTGGAACGAAACCCGTACGATTGAGCCTGTACAGCGCGCTAAAGATTTGGCTGGAATTCAGGGTACAGACCGTAAGAAAGCGCATTGAGCGTCAACGTGAACAAGCGAAAGAGCGATTAAACATTGTAAAAGGATTTGCTATTGCCTTCAATAAAATTGATGATATTGTACATATGGTTAGGaattcatcttcttcagcCGAGGCAATGCGTATGCTCTCTGAGAAACGGTACGGAGGGCTAAATGCAGAGCAGGCATCGGCTGTATTACGGATGTCTTTGTCACAACTTTCAAGGATAGAGCGTGACAAAATTGACCTCGAGGAGAAGGAGCTATCGGAGTCAATCAAACGCTACAACCATATACTGGGTGACGAATCGCATATTTACTCTTTGATATACAGCGAATTAGAGCACATACGGCAGAATCCAGAAAAGCATTACACTGTGCGTCACAGGTGTACTACGTTATCTGTATCCGGACATACCAGCTTGGGGGATGGTGACGTGGCCCAGGATTATCCCCCTGAGTTAGGTGGGAACGATGAAGAATTTGTAGACTCTATTAGCGCGACAATAGCCGAAGATCATATAGCGAATGAACCTGGGAATGATCCAGGTGATCTGGTGAAACAGAATCCAGACCTGGAAGGACACAATCCTCACGACGAACCCAGCCTCATAGTGATGAATAACTATGGGCTCATGCAACGCATAAAATTAGACAATAGTTTTTTTAGAAGCCAGAAATCACGTTACATACCCTCTTCACGATTACAACAACCGTATCAAGGCCAATATTCCATTGGAGAAGGTGAGAATGAAGATGTTGCACCCGAAATCACACAATCGGAATTGCAGCTACATTATGGCGTCTGCCGCCCCGGAGATTCATGTATGATGATATCTAAGGATGGTACTTGTTTTGTTTTACCCGTTTCTGCCCTTCGGCTATGCAACAAGGGATATTCCATATGGAAGCAAGTAAAACTTAAATCTCCTGAAAACGTTGAGTATTTTACGGTAACATCTAAGTTGCTATTCTCCCAAGACCAGAATTCAGGGGTTAGCAATTGCATGTACAAGCTAATTATGGATGAAACCACTTCTTATTTGGTTTTAATTTTCACTGATGGTCAAGTGGGCATCATCAGCACTAAACACTTTCCTAGCGGCCACCTATACAAAAATCCATTAATAAGACTCCGGTTGTGGAATAACAAAGAATTAAAACCTATATTCGCGATGTTCTGCTGCCCTgatgatgacatttttgTTGGCACTTTGCGTGGGTACTCACTACGTGTACGTTTAAATGATCTTCTAGGCGGGATGGAACATCGTGGGAAGACGCGGAAAAAATTAATTAAACTGAAAGAAAATGATAAGGTAACGTGTGGCGCCATATTGGAATCATTGAGCAATGTTGAAAACGATGCAAAAGAAATTTGCCGGTTTGAGAACTACGATAATCGCCACTTATTGCTTTTATCAGAGCACGGTAGAGCCAAGTTGC encodes:
- a CDS encoding DNA gyrase/topoisomerase IV subunit A family protein, with translation MSFYAHIAMQRRCTILRQAWIHIALCCVVLYDVGVAFHFGTSNDSLIVRRDVSHRAHCYRKRGSSIAQLHVIPDKDGVSHDGSDFIGGYQPGELLHTVQDLELCDELSQSFMKYALSIILGRALPDARDGLKIVHRRILWAMQVMKLGASTPYRKCAKVVGDVLGKYHPHSDKSVYDALCRLSQLFMMRVPLVDGHGNFGSTDDPPAAMRYTECRLSPFSEKLLLAEMGKNTVDMLPNFDSTEMEPTVLPSKVPLLLINGSSGIAVGLATNIPPHNPEEILKAASLMAKNHGNVDTEELLNIVRGPDFPTGGHIVTSIDALRKIYTTGKGSIMLQAKYIYEERIKPRNSKRESDVVVNTYSDPSHLSFTSGSRVSIIVKELPYNVRLSDVMLAISKAVETGALRGISDLRDESDRGGLRLVIELKKHITTHLEVEEIMQKLKKMSGLCSFFKCNFIALDSSGTKPVRLSLYSALKIWLEFRVQTVRKRIERQREQAKERLNIVKGFAIAFNKIDDIVHMVRNSSSSAEAMRMLSEKRYGGLNAEQASAVLRMSLSQLSRIERDKIDLEEKELSESIKRYNHILGDESHIYSLIYSELEHIRQNPEKHYTVRHRCTTLSVSGHTSLGDGDVAQDYPPELGGNDEEFVDSISATIAEDHIANEPGNDPGDLVKQNPDLEGHNPHDEPSLIVMNNYGLMQRIKLDNSFFRSQKSRYIPSSRLQQPYQGQYSIGEGENEDVAPEITQSELQLHYGVCRPGDSCMMISKDGTCFVLPVSALRLCNKGYSIWKQVKLKSPENVEYFTVTSKLLFSQDQNSGVSNCMYKLIMDETTSYLVLIFTDGQVGIISTKHFPSGHLYKNPLIRLRLWNNKELKPIFAMFCCPDDDIFVGTLRGYSLRVRLNDLLGGMEHRGKTRKKLIKLKENDKVTCGAILESLSNVENDAKEICRFENYDNRHLLLLSEHGRAKLLHISELQLRRHGGYGYNITRQSSSTIEGLYAATVVDTDDDILLVSKDGLLARKDPFTLPVASRHQKMRKFWTRMRAPDRLQYMSPV